In the Streptomyces sp. 3214.6 genome, GGCGAGGACACAGGAACTGTCACCCTCGACGACCTCACCGCCTTCACGCCGCCGCGTCCTGATCGATCCGTACCGCCGAGATGTCCAGGGCCAGAGTCACCTTGTCACTGACGAGCACGCCTCCTGCCTGCAGAGTCGTGTTCCAGGTGAGCCCCCAGTCCGAACGTCGCAGGGTGGCCGTACCCTCGAAGCCGACCCGGTGCTGTCCGTCGACGCCGACGCCGACGCCGCCGTAGACGAGATCGATGTCCAGCGGCAGCTCGACGTCCTTGATGCGCAAGCCGCCGGTGAGACGGAACTCGTCGTCGCCGCGCTGGACGATTCCCGTGGAGCGGAAGGCCATCAGGGGAAACGTCGCGGAGTCGAAGAACTCGGGTCCTCTCAGGTGCGCGTCGCGTTCCTGGATCCCCGTGTCGATGCTGTCGGTCTGGACACTCATGTACGCCGTCGACCGGGAGGGGTCGGAGCCGTTCAGCAGGAGGAGGCCCTCGAAACGGTCGAACCTGCCGCGAATGTTGGAGATCATGGCGTGCCGGACGGAGAATCCGACCGTCGTGTGGGCCGGATCGATGGTGTAGGCACCGGTGACTGCCGCGTAAGTGCCGGATCCGGGAGAAGTGGTTCGGTCGCGTCCTGTGAGCATGGTGAATGGCTTTCTTTACGGTTACTGCGGTGACAAGGCGCGCGCGTCTGGGGCGGAAGCCGCGTGGTCTCCCGCTGTGCGTTACTCGACGAGCTTTCCGTCGGTGGAGACGTCCTCCATGAGTGAGGTGATCTCCTTCGGGATGGAGGGGATGCTTTCGTGGGTGATTCCCGTGGTCGGGGACCACACGAGGTTGACGCGGAGAGCGGGATCCATGCCGGGGTAGTCGCTGCGGTTGTGGCAGCCGCGGGTCTCCCGGCGTTCAAGTGCCGCTTCGAGGGTGGCGCGGGCAGCCAGAGCGGCCGATTTGAGGTCGAAGGCATGCGCGAGGTCCTGGAACCCGGCGATGTCGGGGTGGACGCCGACGTTCTCCATACGCTTCTCGATGGTGTCCAGTTCCGCCAGACCGGTGCGCAGGCCCTCCTCGTCGCGGACGACGCCCGCGTGTTCGGTCATGGTGTTGCGGATGGCGCGCTGCAGGGCGCGGACGTTCTCGGGTCCGTCGGCGGCGAGGAGTTCGTCGACCTCGCCACGGGCCTGGGCGATGGCTGCCGCGGACCGGGGCTGGGCGGTGAGTGACTCGGAGTAGGCGGCAGCGGCCTGGCCCGTGATGCGGCCGTAGACGAGGAGCTCGATGAGGCTGTTGCCGCCGAGGCGGTTGGCACCGTGCAGGCCGCTCGACGCCTCGCCGATGGCGTACAGGCCGCGGACGTCCGTGCTGTGGTCCTCGGGACGGACCCAGACGCCGCCCATCGAGTAGTGAGCCGTGGGGGCGACCTCGATGGGGTCGCGAGTGATGTCGAGCATCTGGAGGTCCAGAAGCGTCTGGTAGACCCGGGGCAGTCGATTCATGATCGTCTGCCGAGGCAGGTGGGAGACGTCGAGCCACACGCCGCCGTTGGGGGTGCCACGCCCCTCCTTGATCTCGGTGTAGGAGGCGAGGGCCACGCGGTCGCGCGTGGACAGTTCCATGCGCTGCGGGTCGTAGCGGGTCATGAATCGCTCGCCGAGGGCGTTGCGCAGGATGCCGCCCTCACCGCGGGCGGCCTCGCTGACGAGGGTGCCCGCGGCGTTCTCCGGCTCGATGATTCCGGACGGGTGGAACTGGACCAACTCGGGGTCGCGCAGCCGGGCACCGGCCTCGACGGCCAGGCGGAAGGAGTCGCCGGTGTTTTCGTCACGGCGCGAAGAGGTGCGTCGCCAGATGCGGGTGTGGCCACCGGCCGCAAGGATCACGGCGTCGGCGTGGATGAGGTGACGCTGTCCGTTGGTGAGGTCGAAGCCGTAAGCACCGAAGACTGCACCGTCGTGCACGAGGAGGCGGGTGATGTAGACGCTGTCGAGCATGGGTATGTTCAACTGGCTCGCGCGCCGGACGAGGGTGCGCTGGATCTCCAGGCCCGTGTAGTCGCCGGCGAAGGCGGTGCGCCGGAACTTGTGCGCGCCGAAGAAGCGCTGCGAGATACGGCCGTCCTCCTCCCTGGCGAAGGCCATGCCGTAGCGCTCCAGGTCGTCGATGCCCAGGGCGGCGCCCTGGGTGACGATCTCGGCGGTGCGGGGATCGCCGAGCAGGTAGCTCTCCTTGAGAGTGTCGGCGGCGTGCTGCTGCCAGCTGTCCTCGGGGTCCATCGTGGCCAGGGCCGCGTTGATCCCACCGGCGGCCAGGGATGTGTGGGTGTCCTCTTTGGGGCGTTTGCCGACGGCCATGACATCGACACCGGCCTCGGCCAGCTCGATCGACGCCCTGAGGCCGGCCCCGCCGGTACCGATCACCAGCACCATGGTGGAAAGACGTTGTTCGGTGATAGCCACGATTGCTCCCATCGCTCCGGGTGGTCACTGACTAGGACCAGGTCCGGCGGTGGTTTGTGACACCGCGAACGCAGCCTCAGCGCTCGACACGCGGTTACTCAGGCGTGCGAAAGGCGTGCGAGGACGGTGAGCGCACGTTGGGGAAGCAGAGGGCTGAGCGACGCCTCGTTGGTCATCGTCAGCAGGGCAGAGAGACGGCGTCCGGTGTCAGAAGAGCCTCCAGGGACGCGATGTCCCCGGTACGCGCCGCCGAGACGAAGGTGTCGAGTAGCTGCCGGTGCTCGGCCGCGTCCACGGTCTCCTGGTGGTCGGCCGACAGGTGCTTACGGGCCCGGCTCACGATTTTGCGCACGTTGACGACGGTGAACCCGAGTATCTCCGCGATATCGGCGTAGGCGTAGTCGAATGCCTCACGCAGCACGTAGGCGGCCCGCTCGGTCGGATTCAGCTTGCCCAGCACGAGGAGCAGGGCCAGTTCGAGGGCCTCTGCCCGCTGCGCGCCCGCCTCCGGGTCGTTGCTCGTGTCTATGGGCTCGGGTAGCCATGGGCCGATGTAGGTCTCACGCCGCACGCGGGCGGATTGGGCCACGTTGATGGCCAGCCGGGTGGTTGCCTTGGACAGGAACGCTATGGGATTCTCCACCGCCGAACGGTCTGTCTTCTGCCAGCGCAGCCACACCTCCTGGACCACGTCCTCGGACTCCACCGCGCTTCCCAGCAAGCGGTAGGCGATACCGAAAAGACGTGGACGGAGCTCCACGAAGACAGAAACGGCCTCGTCCATCGTGCTCGTAGTGGAGGGCCTGTCAAGATGCATGTTCCTCTGTCTCCGTTCCTCTCAGGACCCGTGCTGTCGATGGCGCACTCGTTGGTTCACCGTGTGACGGTCCGGCCCGTAGGCGCCTGGACACGGTTGCTTTGGCTGCACGCGCACAGGGGAGGGGCCGGCCGCCACAGAGTCCGGTGTCACCACAAGGCGGGCACCAGGTCGATCGCGTCTTCTCTTCGACCGGGCACACCCTCATTCCGTTACAGGTCTGCCATGGTCGTTGTCTCCGGCGAGCATCACACTGTCACTTTCGACAGAGTGGTCACACTGTGGCGATGCTCTTAGGCCCTGTTGCGAAAGTGCTGGTCGCGGCTCGAAGGCGTGATGAGCCAACCGGGACAAGTGTCTGAGCCGATCAGCCATGATTAGGGCTGGAAAGCGTCGGCTGGGGGGAGGAGTGCGGTTGAGCAGGACTGTGCCAGTGATCTCCGGTGAAGCGATGTTCTGGGCCTATGACGTGGCGCTCGGGGTTCTCTTTATCGAGGCGGCGCGCGTTGGTGCGGAGATGCCGGCGGATCGGTACCTGGACCTGCAGATGCTCGACATCACCCGCGAGCCGATCGAGATCGCGCCCACCGCGCACTACTCGATGGGCGGGGTGTGGGTGCGCCCGGAGGACCACAGCACGGACGTCCGCGGCCTGTACGCCATCGGCGAGGCGTCGAGCGGCCTGCACGGCGCCAACCGCCTCGGCGGCAACAGCCTCATCGAACTGCTTGTCTTCGGCCGCCTCACCGGCCGGGCGGCGGCCGCCTATTCAGAGTCCCTGACCGCGCAGCCGCGGTCGGCGTCGGCCATCGCGGAGGCCCGGGAGGAGGTCGACGATCTCCTCGCCGCCGACGGGCCGGAGAACGTTCGTGCTCTGCAACGCGCCATCCGCAACACCATGACCGAGCACGCGGGCGTCGTCCGCGATGAAGACGGCCTGCGCGCGGGACTGGCGGATCGCCGTCAGGACCTCGCGCACGCTTTCGACCTCAAGTCCGCCGCGCTGGCGGCCCGGGCCACCCTCGAAGCGGCACTGGAGCGCCGGGAGACCCGCGGCTGCCACAACCGCAGCGACTATCCCGACATGGATCCTGCTCTGCAGGTCGACCTCGTGTGGTCCCCGACGACGGGCGTCACCCGCGAGAGCGTTCCGGCCGTCCCCGAAGAGATTTCCGCCCTGATGGAGGAAGTCTCGACCACGGGCAAACTCGTCGAATAAGAGGTGTCACAAACAGAACCGGTGGCCGGTCTCTACTGGTAGAGGCATCAGGGAAACTCGAAAGGAATTCCGTCATGAAGGTCGTAGTGATCGGTGGGACCGGGCTCATCGGCTCGAAGGTGGTCGCCGGGCTTGGCGAGCACGGGCACGAGGCGGTCGCGGCGTCCCCCAACACCGGCGTCAACACGCTGACGGGTGAGGGCCTTGCCGAGGTCCTGCAGGGTGCGTCAGTGGTGGTCGACGTGTCGAACTCGCCCTCGTTCGAGGACGAGGCTGTCATGGAGTTCTTCCGCACCTCGACGACCAACCTGCTGAAGGCGGAGACCCAGGCCGGCGTGGCGCATCACGTGGCGCTGTCCGTGGTCGGCACCGACCGTCTCCAGGGGAGCGGGTACTTCCGCGCCAAGCAGGTCCAGGAAGACCTGATCAAGGCGTCCGGCAACCCCTACTCCATCGTCCACGCCACCCAGTTCTTCGAGTTCGCGAAGGGACTCGCCGACGGGGTCACCCAGGGTGACACCGTGCACCTCCCCGACGCCAAGATCCAGCCCATCGTCTCCGACGACGTGGCCGTGGCCGTCGCCCGCACCGCGGTCGGCGCACCGGTGGGAGGCGTGGTGGAGGTCGCCGGTCCTGAGGCGTTCCAGCTGGAGGAGTTCATCCGCATGGGACTGACCGCCCTGAACGACCCCCGCAAGATCGTCACGGATCCGCAGGCGACGTACTGGGGCGCCCCGCTGCAGGAGAACACACTCCTGCCCGGCCCGGACGCGCACATCGCGGAGACCCGCTTCGCCGACTGGCTGTCACGGCAGAAGTAATTTCTCGAGGTGGCCCTCACCGAAAGGAGAGGGCCACCGATGTCCTTTGCCAACGGGCCGACTTCATTCCTCCGGGAGGGCGGCTCGCGCTGCTCGAACGCAAAGTCATGGAGCCACCCACGATGTCCCTGATCCATGAGGACCGCATCGACCTCGCTGCCACATTCGAGTCGCTGACCGCCGAAGCCGCCGAGCTTCGTGACCGGGTCACGGAACTGCGCCAGGAACTCGCGGCCCTCGGCGAGCGCATGATCGTCATTTCAACCGCTCTGAACCGGCATACGCCCTACCCCTGACCTCCTCGTCCGGGCCAAGAGGCGTTGCGGCAGGAGGCGACGGCGCGTGGGTACGCGTCGTCCCCGTCGAGCCTGGATTAGCCGCGAGAGGCTGAGCCCGAGGAAAGTCGCCGACGACGTCCGGTACGCCGTCACCCGGCCCAGCCACG is a window encoding:
- a CDS encoding YceI family protein, whose translation is MLTGRDRTTSPGSGTYAAVTGAYTIDPAHTTVGFSVRHAMISNIRGRFDRFEGLLLLNGSDPSRSTAYMSVQTDSIDTGIQERDAHLRGPEFFDSATFPLMAFRSTGIVQRGDDEFRLTGGLRIKDVELPLDIDLVYGGVGVGVDGQHRVGFEGTATLRRSDWGLTWNTTLQAGGVLVSDKVTLALDISAVRIDQDAAA
- a CDS encoding L-aspartate oxidase, which produces MVLVIGTGGAGLRASIELAEAGVDVMAVGKRPKEDTHTSLAAGGINAALATMDPEDSWQQHAADTLKESYLLGDPRTAEIVTQGAALGIDDLERYGMAFAREEDGRISQRFFGAHKFRRTAFAGDYTGLEIQRTLVRRASQLNIPMLDSVYITRLLVHDGAVFGAYGFDLTNGQRHLIHADAVILAAGGHTRIWRRTSSRRDENTGDSFRLAVEAGARLRDPELVQFHPSGIIEPENAAGTLVSEAARGEGGILRNALGERFMTRYDPQRMELSTRDRVALASYTEIKEGRGTPNGGVWLDVSHLPRQTIMNRLPRVYQTLLDLQMLDITRDPIEVAPTAHYSMGGVWVRPEDHSTDVRGLYAIGEASSGLHGANRLGGNSLIELLVYGRITGQAAAAYSESLTAQPRSAAAIAQARGEVDELLAADGPENVRALQRAIRNTMTEHAGVVRDEEGLRTGLAELDTIEKRMENVGVHPDIAGFQDLAHAFDLKSAALAARATLEAALERRETRGCHNRSDYPGMDPALRVNLVWSPTTGITHESIPSIPKEITSLMEDVSTDGKLVE
- a CDS encoding SDR family oxidoreductase; this encodes MKVVVIGGTGLIGSKVVAGLGEHGHEAVAASPNTGVNTLTGEGLAEVLQGASVVVDVSNSPSFEDEAVMEFFRTSTTNLLKAETQAGVAHHVALSVVGTDRLQGSGYFRAKQVQEDLIKASGNPYSIVHATQFFEFAKGLADGVTQGDTVHLPDAKIQPIVSDDVAVAVARTAVGAPVGGVVEVAGPEAFQLEEFIRMGLTALNDPRKIVTDPQATYWGAPLQENTLLPGPDAHIAETRFADWLSRQK